The uncultured Bacteroides sp. genomic sequence TATCGACATTGGAGGTTATCCGGGCTTTGTCCATTTTTCTGTGAACAGGAATACCCATTTGCACATATTTAACTTCGGGTAAAGCTGCAACAGTCTCAAGCATGTTAGAAGGAACCTGCGCAGTAACGATATTTTTGATACGCGTATTTACTTTTACACCTATTTGCTCCAATGCTTGCGTTTCGGCATTCTCCTCAAGATAAATAAAAGTGCTGACATATTCCTGCGAGCCCGATTGTTTTACTCCAGCTTCTTTTCGAAGCGCCTTTATTTGTGTGGGAGATACATCCGGTTGATTAATTCTTGTGAGAAAAGACCTTGTGTAAGGAGATAGCTTTCTGGAAATAACCTGAGCTTGTGTAGTGGCAAGAAAGGATATCATGAAGTAAAAAAACATTAGTGTAATCTTTCTCATATATCTTTGCGTCATATTGAATTTCGTATTTATATTGATGTGCTTAAATTGTCTTTACCTTTTTACCAATCTCGATATATATAATTCCTTTGATTTGAATAAACTGAGGAATCTTTCCAATAGGGACTGAGAAGGTCTTTATTTTATTACTGTATGTTACAACGTTACCTCCTAAGTTTTCAACATCTGTTTTATTAAATGTGCTGTCTGTGTGTAAAAAGCCGGAAACTAAAAAATGTTGATTTTGCTCTCTCAGAGAATAGCGCTCTATTAAGGTTTGCGATGGAATATATTGCTCCAATGATTTTCCGTTAGCTTCTTCTATTAAATCTTTCCAGAAAGATTTAAAGCTATTAGATAATTGTGCTTTACTTATAAGCATTGTCTGGCTGTTATCTGTGCGGATGCTTTTGTGATATGATGAACACCCAGCTAATAAAATTGCAATTACAGCACAACAGAGAAACTTTGGCTTCATTAATATAATTTTTATTTATTCAAAACGCAAATATATGTTTTTTTTCTAGTAGATGGTATTTATATGCAAAAATACATATTAAACACAACCTACTGGCTTCTTTTTCAAATAAAAATGCAATCTAATAGAAATAATTTATAGATTTGCATACATTAAATCTTATGTTATGAAAACTATTTTACTATCATTACTACTGTTGTTTTGCTCTTTTTCTGTTAAAGCCCAAAGGATTACCCCTGATGTGCAAAAAAGAGCCGATTCAATTATGAAATATATGACCCTTGATGAAAAGATTTCATATTTGGCAGGTACTAAAGATTTTTATTTACGTGCAATTCCTCGCTTACATCTTCCGGAGATAAGAATGTCTGACGGGCCCCAAGGTGTGCGTGATAAACTGCCGAGTACGATGTTTCCGTGTGGAATGCTTGCTTCTGCAATGTGGGACAGAGATCTTGTTTATGAATTTGGACAAGGATTAGGTCAAGATAGCAGGACCAGAGGTATTCATATCTTGTTGGGTCCAGCTGTTAATATCTACCGTGCGCCTATGGATGGGCGTAACTTTGAATATTTTGGAGAGGACCCTTATTTATCTGGAGAAGTTGCCTGCCAATATATTAATGGAGTACAATCACGAGGAGTGGCTGCCTGCGTAAAACATTTTGCAGCAAATAATCAGGAATGGGATCGCTACTCTGTCAGTTCGGATGTTGACGAGAGAACATTACATGAAATATATCTGCCGGCATTTAAAAAAGCTGTGCAAGAAGCAGATGTGGCTACAGTGATGAGCAGTTATAATCTGTTGAATGACGTGTACACTTCTGAACATCCATATCTTGTTACTGAGGTTCTTCGCAACCGTTGGGGATTTAAAGGTCTTTTTATGTCCGATTGGGGCGCTGTTCATTCTTGTGTTCCCACAATAATTAACGGGGTAGATGTGGAAATGCCTGGTCCTGATAATTTAAAGCCGGAAGTTATTATGCAGGCATTGAAGAACGGGATAATTTCTGAAGAGATGATTGATGTAAAAGTTGCACATATTCTGAGAACAATTATCTCTTTTGGCTTTTTAGACAGGGAACAGAAAATTTCTGTTGCTCCGGGTCAGGGATTGAATACAAATGAGACATCATTAAAGATGGCTCGGGCAGGAGTTGTCTTATTAAAGAATGAAGTAGATTTGCTGCCATTGGCAGGCAAGCGCGTGTTGGTTTTAGGAGACAATGCAGCGGTTATTGCAAAAGGAGGAGGCAGTGGCGCTGTTTCTTCTGATCATGTTGTTTCTCTGCTTCAGGGATTAAAGAATCTGAAAGGGAGTAATCTGAAAATTCAAAGTATGTTGGGTGTCGGATTTATAACCGATCTGCTTTACTCGAATGATTTTTATACGGACGAGTCGCTCAGTCAGCATGGGCTAAAAGCTTCATATTACAAGAATAAATCGCTTAATGGTAAGCCCGATTATGAATGTGTGGAAACTGTTACTGATCATGATTGGGGTGATAACGCACCAATTCCCGGATTTCCTGAAAATAACTTTTCACTCAGCTACACGGGAGTATATTCTCCTAAAAAGTCGGGAACAATCACTTTCCGTGGATCAGGTGATGATGGTTATCGTCTTTATGTGAACAACAAGTTGTTGCTTGAGGATTGGGGAAACCATACTTTTACTTCCCGTGAAAAGGCTCTGGAGGTTGAAGCCGGAAAGAGTTATAAGATACGTTTTGAATATTTTGATTCTACGGGAACGGCTTGTATGCGCTTTGCCTACTTTTTTGATGATGAAGAAGCATTAAAAGCTTCTACCAGGAATGCTGATGCTGTAGTGGTTTGTGTTGGATTTAATAGTGGTACGGAATCGGAAGGATTTGACCGTACATTTGACTTGCCAAGCGGACAGGCTGAACTTATAAACAAAGTAGCTTCGTATAATCAGAATGTAATTGTAGTAATAAACTCAGGAGGAGCAGTAAACATGCTACCTTGGATAGATAAAGTAAAAGCTGTGATAATGGCTTTCTATCCCGGTCAGGAAGGTGGAACGGCGCTTGCCGAGATTCTTTCAGGTAAGGTTTCTCCCAGTGGGAAGCTTCCGTTCTCTATAGAAAAGCAGTGGAGTGATAACCCCACATTCAATAGTTACTATGATAATAGGGTAACAGCAGACAAGCGAGTGCAATATTCCGAAGGAGTTTTTGTAGGTTACCGCGGATATGAACGCAGTCAGGTTGCTCCGCTGTATCCATTTGGTTTTGGATTAAGCTATTCAAATTTCCAATACTCAGATTTTGTTGTTAAGAAGTTGCAGGGGAATAATGTAGAGGTCACTTTCAAGATTTCCAATATAGGTAAACGGGCTGCAGCTGAAGTAGCTCAGTTATATGTGGGAGACATGAAGAATAAAGCTTTTCGTCCTGCAAAAGAGCTGAAAGGTTACGAAAAGGTTTTCCTTAAAAAAGGAGAATCGAAAGAGATTACTATCAAACTAAAGGATGATGCTTTTGCCTATTATGATATAAATTCCAAGCAATTTATAGTAAGCCCCGGGGAATTCCAACTTTATATAGGCTCTTCCTCTCAGGATATTCGATTAGAAGGCAAAGTCTCTTTATAACATTAGCTGATCTCCTTCTAAGGATTAAGTAGTTCCTCTAGGGATATTATTGCTGGGTTGTACAACCTGATTAGCTGGCTTGTACAACCTGGTTGTTTGGCTTGTACAGGCTGGCACTCTGGCTTGTACAGGCTGACAATAACTATTAAAGGGATAATACTTAAAGTCTCTTTATATAAAAGATAAACCTCCGTATGTTTTTTGTTATAGACTACATAGCAGAAGTGAATATTAAAAGTATTAGCTTTGCACTGCCGATGAAGATATTATCTTTAAAAGGCATAAAACCTAAAAACAAATGTATGTCATTAAAAGAAAGACTGGACGAACTGGTTGCAATTCATAATACACCTGCTTTTATAGAAACAGATCCTATTCAGTTTCCTCAACGTTTTTTCCGATTAGAGAATATCGAAATCTCTGCATTGCTCACTTCCGTTATAACTTGGGGGAAGCGTGGACTGATTCTTCGGGATGCTGAAAAAATGCATCAAATAATGGGAGACAGTCCGTATCATTATATTATGAATCAGAAGTGGACTGTATTGAAAGATTCGGGTAAGAACATCCATCGCACCTTTTTTGAACGCGACATGTATAATATCTGCCAACGACTTTACCACTTTTATCTTGAAAATAATTCATTGGAAGAGCTGTTCTTAACGGATGGCATTTTACATGGGTTGGATAAACTTTCCGGGTTAATGAATACTCGTCACATTTCTTCTCCGCAGACTAAAAGTCCCTGCAAAAGAACAAACCTGATGCTTCGCTGGCTGGTGAGAAATGATGGAATTGTGGATATTGGTGTATGGAAGAAAATTTCTCCTTCACAGCTGATCATCCCGCTCGATGTCCATGTAGCCCGGGTTTCCAGAACCATCTGGGACGATCTTCCCAAGACGGATCGCTTAAAAACTGCTTTAATGATAACTAACCATCTATCTGAACTTTGTCCGGAAGATCCATGCAAATATGATTTTGCTTTGTTTGGATATGGAGAAGAACAAAGTCGCGGTTAAAGTTGACTAGTAGAGTTGGTTGGCTAAGGAGCCAATCTCTCTATCTTCCAGCTTTGATCACTTTGTAGTGTATAAAGAAAACGATCGTGCAGCCGGCTTTCCCTTCCTTGCCAGAATTCAATGCGGGTAGGAGATACTGCATAGCCGCCCCAGTTATCAGGTCTTTTCACTTCGTGCCCCGCAAAGCGTATACTTTCACGGATAAATGCCTGCATAATCTCCATCCTTCCCCCTATAGGCTGACTTTGAGGAGATATGCGTGCCCCGATTCTACTTTTGTAAGGTCTGGTTTTGAAGTATTCATCTGAAACCTCTGGCGGAAGTTTGGCTGCAATACCTTCTACATGTACCTGCCTTTCCAGTTCATGCCACAGAAAAGTGAGAGAGATATATGGAGAATTGGCCAGTTGCTTCCCTTTCCGGCTCTCATAATTAGTATAGAACACAAACTTTTCGTCTCGTAATTCTTTCAGCAATACACAGCGCGTGGAAGGCTTACCGTCTTCAGAAACCGTACCTACAATCACAGCCGTAGGTTCATTTACCTCTGCGCTGATAGCTTCTTCAAGCCATGTCTGGAACTGAATCAGTGGATTGTTTGCCAGATTCTTTCTTGATAATCCGCCTCTAGAGTATTCTCTCCGGATATTACGAATATCTATTTTCATATTCTTCACTTTATGTTTCAGGCAAAGTTATTGAAATAGTTAGATTTTGCAATTGAAACAGAGGAGTTTTCAATAAAAAGCAGTTACTTTGCAACTAAATATAACTATAAATATGAGAAGTTTTGCGTCAGACAATAATTCCGGGGTTCATCCTTTGGTGATGAAAGCCCTGGCTAATGCCAATACAGACCATGCTTTTGGGTATGGTGATGATCAGTGGACTGCTGAGGCAGCGGTTATAATAAAAGATACTTTTACTCCGGATTGCGAACCCTTGTTCGTTTTTAATGGAACTGGAAGTAATATTGTGGCTCTTCAGTTGCTCACTCGTCCGTATAATTCCATTATTTGTGCAGAAACGGCACACATCTATGTAGATGAGTGTGGTTCACCAGTAAAATCGACAGGATGTCAGATTCGTCCGATAAACACACCCGACGGGAAACTTACACCCGAACTTATATTGCCACATCTTCACGGCTTTGGTGATCAGCACCATTCACAGCCGGGTGCCATTTATATTTCTCAATGTACAGAATTGGGAACATTGTACACAGTGGAAGAACTGAAAGCCATTACCACCCTGGCTCATCAATACGGAATGTATGTTCACATGGATGGAGCACGAATAGCCAACGCAGCGGTGGCTTTGAATGTTTCATTGAAAGCTTTGACTGTAGATTGTGGAATTGATGTTCTTAGCTTTGGCGGAACAAAGAACGGTCTTATGATGGGAGAATGTGTTGTGGTCTTTGATCCGGCTTTGGCAAAAACAGCAAGGTTCTATCGTAAGCAATCAGCTCAGTTAGCTTCTAAAATGCGCTATCTTTCTTGTCAGTTTACGGCATACCTCACAGATGATCTTTGGCTAAAGAACGCTACTCATGCAAACAACATGGCTAAATTACTTTATGAAGGACTAAAGAAATTCCCGGGAGTAGAGTTTACTCAGAAGCCAGAAACAAATGCTTTGTTTCTTACCATGCCTCGTCCAATGATTGATAAGCTATTGGAATCTTATTTCTTCTATTTCTGGAATGAAGCAAACAATGAAATTCGTCTGGTAACATCTTTTGATACAACAGAAGAAGATGTACTTGGATTTATCAATGCACTAAAAAATATCTAGTAATATTTGAATTATTATTTAATGGATCTGAATACTAAAAGTAGTATTCAGATTCATCTATAAAAAAAGCGGAGATTCCTGACGAGTCTCCGCTTTTATCTTTTAGATAGATGAATAAATAGCTTATTTTCTGTAATAAGCCAATTCTTCGTTATCAAATTTCTGAATAAACTGAGCGTGCTTGTCAATTTCACCTTCAGCATATCTTACGAATACGTGTGCTGACTCCGTGAATGAATCACATTTTGAAGCATCCTGCACTAATAAGTAAGCCATGATGGTGTATGCTCCCATCTCAACTAAGCGACGAGCCATGAAATCAAGTAACTCCTGATCTTTTGTAGCTACGATCTTTTCAACAGATATTGCATATTTTTCAGTCATTGCTTTCAGGCGGTTACGTAAACCTTCAAATCCTGGAGCAATAGGCATTGTTTCATATTCTTTCAAACGTGCCAGATAAGCTCCTGTTGTTACATAACGGATAGCGGCTACTACCTGAAGTTGAGTGGTACCCTCGTAAATACTAGTGATACGTGCATCACGATAGATGCGTTCGCAGGCATAGTCTTTCATGAAGCCTGAACCACCGTGGATCTGGATACAGTCGTAAGCATTCTGATTAGCGAACTCACTACCCATACCTTTAACAAGCGGAGTAAAGCTATCGGCCAACTTAGCAAAAGTCTTCTGTTCTGTTCTTTCTTCTGCAGTAAGCTTGCGTTCTTTTGAAATATCTTCCAATGCTTTGTATACATCAACGAAACGAGCTGTTTCATATAACAGTGTACGTGAAGCATCTAGTTTTGCTTTCATTAAAGAAAGGATTTCGTATACCGCAGGGAATTCAATGATTGCTTTACCAAACTGTTTACGATCCTTTGCATAAGCTAGCGCTTCATTGTAAGCAGCTTGTGAAAGTCCTACAGACTGAGCAGCAATACCCAAACGAGCACCGTTCATCAGTGCCATTACGTATTTAATCAAACCAAGCTTACGGTCACCACAAAGTTCAGCCTTAGCGTTTTTGTAAACTAATTCGCATGTAGGAGATCCTTTGATACCCATCTTGTTTTCAATACGGCGAACGTTTACACCACCGTTTTTCTTATCATAGATGAACATGGAAAGACCCCGACCGTCATGTGTTCCTTCTTCCGAACGGGCAAGAACCAGGTGAAGGTCAGCATCTCCATTTGTGATAAAACGTTTCACACCGTTCAGGTACCAGCAGTTATCCTTTTCGCTGAATGTAGCTTTCAGCATTACAGCCTGAAGGTCGGAACCTGCATCTGGTTCGGTAAGGTCCATAGACATCGTTTCGCCTGCGCAAACGCGGGTGATGTAACGCTTCTTTTGGTCCTCATTACCAAATTCGTAAAGAGTTTCCGCACAATCCTGCAGTCCCCAAAGATTCTCAAATCCGGCATCGCTGCAAGAAACCATATCGGCTGCCATCATGTAAGGAACATTTGGAAAGTTAAGTCCGCCAAAGCGGCGAGGCATAGCTACACCCATTAAGCCGGCATCTACCAATGCTTGCAGGTTTCTAGCTGTACCGCTGGCATATTTTACGCGGTTATTAATAACCTGAGGACCTTCGTGATCCACATCTTCTGCGTTTGGTGCAATGACATCTGAACAGATTTCTCCAACAATTTCCAGTACCTTATCATAGCTGTCCATTGCATCCTCGAAATCTAAAGGAGCGTAATCATAATTATTTTTGTCAGCATAGTTGCGCTCTTTGAGTTCAACGATTCTCTTCATCAATGGGTGATTGAGATAATGCTTCAGTTCTGGTGTATCTAAATATAAATTTGCCATTTTACTACTTCGAATTTTGTTTATAGAACTTAATCATCTTTGGCACAACTTCTTCTACTGTACCGTTGATAACGTAATCTGCTATTGTATTGATCGGCGCATTCGGATCATTGTTAATAGAGATAATCATAGAACTTTCCTGCATACCTGCAATATGTTGAATCTGTCCTGAGATACCGCAAGCAATATACAGTTTTGGACGAACCGTTACACCAGTCTGACCAATCTGACGATCGTGGTCTGCAAATCCTGCGTCTACAGCGGCACGTGAGGCTCCCACTTCTCCGTTAAGTACTTTAGCAAGATCAAAAAGCAACTTAAAGTTATCTTTAGAACCTACTCCGTAACCTCCGGCTACAACGATTGGTGCTCCTTTGATATTAGTTTTTGATTTTTCTATGTGACGTTCAATGACTTTAACTACGTAATCAGTGTCTGCAACATATTTCTTCACTTCGTGACGGATTGCTTTTCCTTTATAATCATTAGAAAGGATTTGTTTTTTCATCACACCTTCACGAACGGTTGCCATTTGTGGACGATGTTCAGGGTTAACAATGGTAGCAACGATGTTACCGCCAAAAGCAGGACGAATTTGATAAAGAAGATCCTTGTAAACCTTGCCTTCTTTCTTTTCTTCGTGATCACCAATCTCAAGAGCAGTACAGTCGGCTGTTAATCCGCTGGTTAAAGCTGAAGAAACACGAGGACCCAGGTCGCGACCAATAACGGTAGCACCCATTAAGCAGATCTGAGGTTTTTCCTCTTTGAAAAGGTTTACCAGGATAGATGTGTGTGGCAGTGAAGTGTATGGATAGAGTCCTTCTGCATCAAACACATGCAATTTGTCTACTCCATAAGGAATTGCCTGTTTTTCAATATCGTCTAATTTGTAACCGGCAACAACTGCCTCCAACTGGCATTTTAACTGGTTAGCTAAAGAACGGCCTTTGGTAAGCAGTTCAAGGCTTACGTCAGCTATGATACCGTCTTCTATTTCGCAATATACAAATAAATTGTTCATTTTTAGTTCTTTCTTTAGTGATTAACCAATCGTGTGATTTTCCAATAGTTCAACAATCATATCTTCCACTTCTCTGTCTGAAGCAGAAATGTTTTTGCTTTCTTTGGCTTGGAAAACAATGTTCTGAATTGCTTTAACTTTAGTAGGAGAACCGGAAAGACCGCATTGTTTAATATCTCCTTCTACGTCACTAACACTCCATTCTGCTAGGTTAAGATAATCTCTTGTGTCATACAAATCAGTGTAGTCAAGGTTGCCTTGTTGTTTCTCTGTCACTGTTTTGGCATGTTTGTATTTTTGCACGTACTTAGCATTACGAGGACGGCAGGAGGCAGCAGAACCGTTTACTGTAAGAACAATAGGAAGAGGGCCTTCTACTGTTTCTATACCACCATCGATATGGCGTTTTACAGTAATGCGTCCATTTTCTACTTTTTCAATTTCTTCGGCATAAGTGATTTGAGTTAATCCTAGTTTTTCAGCAACCTGAGGACCAACCTGAGCGGTGTCACCATCAATAGCCTGGCGGCCACCAATAATCACATCATACTCTTTTATCTTACGTATTGCAGTGGCAAGTGCATAAGAAGTGGCCAATGTATCTGCACCGGCAAAAGCTCTGTCGGTTAGCAAATAACCATTATCGGCTCCGCGATATAGGCCTTCACGAATAATTTCTGCAGCGCGTCCAGGTCCCATAGTCAGAATAGTCACGGTAGAACCGGGGTGGGCATCTTTCAACCGAAGAGCCTGCTCAAGAGCATTAAGGTCTTCAGGGTTGAAGATGGCCGGAAGTGCCGCGCGATTAATCGTTCCGTCGGCTTTCATGGCATCTTTCCCAACGTTACGTGTGTCGGGAACTTGTTTTGCCAATACAATAATCTTTAAACTCATGTTATTAATTTTAGTATTAGTATTTTATATATATTAGTAAGCTAACAAACTCTAATGATAACTTGCTTTACAATCAGCCTGCAAATTTACTCAAACGGTTGATACTGCAAAATAATATTCTCTAAAAATGCACAAGTTTAAGTTTTTTGAGCAGTTGAATAGACAAAAATTAATCGGATAAAAGAAATACAGATAATGATAACATTGTATCTTTGTCATGTGATTTAAAAAGATTAGCAATGAATAATTTTGTATTTTACAGCCCAACTGAATTTGTTTTTGGCAAAGATACCGAGTCTACGACTGGTAAGTTATTAAAGAAATACGGAGCTGAAAAAGTATTGGTGCTTTATGGTGGAGGATCGGTCATTAAGAGTGGCTTGATGAACAGAATTGAGGAATCATTGAAAAGTGAAGGTGTTTCTTATATTACTTTAGGTGGTGTGCAACCCAATCCACTTGATACGAAAGTGTATGAAGGAATCGGACTTTGCCGTAAGGAAAAGGTTAATTTTATATTGGCTGTAGGTGGTGGTAGTGTCATTGATACTGCTAAAGCAATTGCTGCCGGAGTTCCTTATGATGGTGACTTCTGGGACTTTTATAATAAAGGAGTGGCAATAATCTCTGCATTGAAGGTTGCTACTGTGCTTACAATTCCTGCAGCCGGAAGTGAGGGCTCGGGTAATACGGTTATCACAAAAGAAGAAGGTTCTATTAAGTTGGGAACTGGTTCGCCATTATTGCGTCCGGTTTTCTCTGTAATGAATCCAGTGCTGACTTATACTCTTCCTCTGTTTCAGACAGCTTGCGGAATAGCAGATATGATGGCTCATGTAATGGAACGCTATTTCACAAATACCGAAGGTGTAGAAATTAGCAGTCGGTTATCAGAAGCTGTTTTGCAAACAATAATAAAAGAAGCCCCGATTGTTATGAACGAACCGGAGAATTATGATGCAAGAGCAAACATTATGTGGGCAGGAACAATCGCTCATAATGGAACTTGCGGGGTAGGGCGTGAAGAAGATTGGGCTACCCACTTGCTGGAGCATGAACTTAGTGCACTTTATAATGTAACTCATGGTGCCGGACTAGCTGTTATGTTTCCTGCATGGATGACTTATTTGGCCGACTTTAATCCTGATATGCTTGCTCAATATGCTGTTCGTGTATGGGGCATTCCTGATTCAGACGATAAAAAAGCTGTTGCCTTGAAAGGTGTTGAGGCTTTAAAGAATTTCTTCTCTTCGATAGGTTTACCTGTTTCATTCAAGGAATTGGGTGCAAAAGAAGAGGATATTGATCTGTTAGTGAAAAGACTTCACGATAATAAAGGGGAAACTGTAGGATTCTTTAAGAAACTCACCAGAGAAGACTCCTGTAAGATTTATCAGATTGCAGCGAGGTAATTATAAAACAAAAAGGTTCGGATAGTATCAAAAACTACCCGAACCTTCTTTATTTCTTAGATAGAAAAGAATATCTAATTATAATACAGCTTATCAATGATACTTTCCAGAATTACTCCAATCTTTGTTGGTTCGTAATTTTCATCAAAATGCAATCCCACTATATCTCCGGCAAGCTCTCTGATTTCATCACCAATATCTTCGTCCATAACTACTTTTATAGTATCATCTTCGGCGATTATGCTAATTTGCTGTAGTAGATCTTCTCTTTCCGCTAATAGAGTGTTAACGATAAAGTCATACTCATCTTTACTTAATTCATAATGTCTCATTGACTGGCTCCTTCTAAATTAAATATTAGTTCCTATGTTTGTAGATCAAAAACATAGGAACTAACCATATAGTTATTTAGTAGTTGTTATAATAATCTTTATAAAAATCTGTTCTATGAGGGATATCTAGTACCAGGATAAAAAGGATAGTACCTTGTTTATCTTCAATATGATATTTTCTAATATATGATTCTGCTGCCAAACAACTTCTTTGCGCATAATCGTTACTGGATTCGTCTATATTTCTATTACAATACCAATTATCGTAAGTAAGATGAAATTTACCTTTATCGTCCATAATACAAACATCTCCTCCTAGTATCGGGACTTTTAAATTATAAAGCTTTGCTATCGCTATCAAAGAGTTGATTCTGTTATGTCCCCAAGCCCCTAATCCTTCTTTAGTAAGTGAAATCCCATTTCTTAACATGATTTCATCTACACGATCTAATTTATCCATAGTTGAGGTTTATCTTATTTTTGATATAATTACTTACTTTAAATAGAATAAAATAATAGTTCCTATGTTTTTTGATATACAAACATAGGAACTAAATATATAGTTTTTTTATAAATTTTAGAATTTGACGTATCCGTTTTTATCTATCACAAACTGAGAATAATACAACACTTCACTATTTTCTTCTTTTATTTTCAATTTAGTGAGTAACTGTCCCGGCATATCAACATTAAGAAAACCCATTTCTACTCGGTAAAAATGATTTCCTTGCATAAGATATGATTTTATATCAGTACTTGTATCGATACCACTATTTTTTTCAGAGAGTGATATCATTGAATAAAGTCGATTGTTTTTAATATTACACAAAATAAGAGACTTCATAAATTCATTTTTATGCCAAAAATCTGATTCTCGTTCCAATAAAACAAGACTTTGAATACCTGGCTGTAAAGTTAGTTTTCCGCAAAAGAACAGTTCAACCTTATTAAGGGTTGTATCAACACCGATTCCCATATATTCATCTCCCATGAGATTCTTATAAAACTCTTCCGAACTTGCTATATATTCCTTCATAAAATAATGAAAGAATTTCTCATGATGTTTTTTAAAGTTCACTTTTTTAGCTATACGATCAGCATCGTAAGTGTCGAATTTGATTTTCTCAGACAATACGGATGTGTTAAAAGGAATAGTATCTGGTATTGAATAATTCTTAAAGAAAACACCTCTATCGCTCCTTATCATATAGTAACATTTAGGTGACTTATTGCAACTGATGCAGCAAAGTATTACTAAAAATAGAAAACAGTTTTTTACCACGGTCCTTGTATTACTTAGTTTGTCTGCTTTTGTGAGTAAGTCCTTTTCCTTTATTTCGGAACATGAAAAAAGAAAAAGGATGGGCAATGTAATTAGTAAATATATGTATTTCACTTATGTGGTTTGTTTTTACAAAAATAGTGAATATTTATAAATAAAAACAATGTTTTAAAAACAAAAAGGTTCGGATAGTACTAAAAACTACCCGAACCTTCTTTATTTCTTAGATAGAAGAAAATATCTTCAATCGCGAATATTACAACTTAATCCCCAGCTTATCAGCAATCTCTTTAGGAAGAGCGCTTTTGTGAACAAGGATGTTTATCGTTTTATACTTAACAAATGCTTTAGAAGCATACCATGTTCCTTTGTACTTGTTGTCAGTTCCCCAGGAGTTCTTTACCATATAGTAATCTTTACCGTTCTGGTCTTTAGCGATACCGTAGATAAGCATACCGTGATCGTCTGTTGTTTCCCAGTTGTCAAAGCCTTCCTGACGCATTTTCTGATTAATTTCTTTCTCAGGTCTTGGTTTAGCAGTCAGTTCCTTGTTCTTTTCTTCTTTAGTTAAGCCAGTCCAGCGAGCCATGTCCGATCCGCTTAAATCACTAGTCTTAATTTCTTGAGGAACTACAGCAATACCGTTGCGGGTAAATCCTGTTTCGCTTACGTCGCTTCCCCATGCTACTGTGTATCCATTGCTTACAGCATTGTCTATTACCGCCATAAACTCATCAAGAGGCAAGTTGTATGATTCGCCGTTACGCCAGTTGTCTTCAATCTCAAGAGCAAACTGAGTATAGAATGGGTGGTGAGTGAA encodes the following:
- a CDS encoding acyl-CoA dehydrogenase family protein, yielding MANLYLDTPELKHYLNHPLMKRIVELKERNYADKNNYDYAPLDFEDAMDSYDKVLEIVGEICSDVIAPNAEDVDHEGPQVINNRVKYASGTARNLQALVDAGLMGVAMPRRFGGLNFPNVPYMMAADMVSCSDAGFENLWGLQDCAETLYEFGNEDQKKRYITRVCAGETMSMDLTEPDAGSDLQAVMLKATFSEKDNCWYLNGVKRFITNGDADLHLVLARSEEGTHDGRGLSMFIYDKKNGGVNVRRIENKMGIKGSPTCELVYKNAKAELCGDRKLGLIKYVMALMNGARLGIAAQSVGLSQAAYNEALAYAKDRKQFGKAIIEFPAVYEILSLMKAKLDASRTLLYETARFVDVYKALEDISKERKLTAEERTEQKTFAKLADSFTPLVKGMGSEFANQNAYDCIQIHGGSGFMKDYACERIYRDARITSIYEGTTQLQVVAAIRYVTTGAYLARLKEYETMPIAPGFEGLRNRLKAMTEKYAISVEKIVATKDQELLDFMARRLVEMGAYTIMAYLLVQDASKCDSFTESAHVFVRYAEGEIDKHAQFIQKFDNEELAYYRK
- a CDS encoding electron transfer flavoprotein subunit alpha/FixB family protein, with product MNNLFVYCEIEDGIIADVSLELLTKGRSLANQLKCQLEAVVAGYKLDDIEKQAIPYGVDKLHVFDAEGLYPYTSLPHTSILVNLFKEEKPQICLMGATVIGRDLGPRVSSALTSGLTADCTALEIGDHEEKKEGKVYKDLLYQIRPAFGGNIVATIVNPEHRPQMATVREGVMKKQILSNDYKGKAIRHEVKKYVADTDYVVKVIERHIEKSKTNIKGAPIVVAGGYGVGSKDNFKLLFDLAKVLNGEVGASRAAVDAGFADHDRQIGQTGVTVRPKLYIACGISGQIQHIAGMQESSMIISINNDPNAPINTIADYVINGTVEEVVPKMIKFYKQNSK
- a CDS encoding electron transfer flavoprotein subunit beta/FixA family protein, which encodes MSLKIIVLAKQVPDTRNVGKDAMKADGTINRAALPAIFNPEDLNALEQALRLKDAHPGSTVTILTMGPGRAAEIIREGLYRGADNGYLLTDRAFAGADTLATSYALATAIRKIKEYDVIIGGRQAIDGDTAQVGPQVAEKLGLTQITYAEEIEKVENGRITVKRHIDGGIETVEGPLPIVLTVNGSAASCRPRNAKYVQKYKHAKTVTEKQQGNLDYTDLYDTRDYLNLAEWSVSDVEGDIKQCGLSGSPTKVKAIQNIVFQAKESKNISASDREVEDMIVELLENHTIG
- a CDS encoding iron-containing alcohol dehydrogenase, with protein sequence MNNFVFYSPTEFVFGKDTESTTGKLLKKYGAEKVLVLYGGGSVIKSGLMNRIEESLKSEGVSYITLGGVQPNPLDTKVYEGIGLCRKEKVNFILAVGGGSVIDTAKAIAAGVPYDGDFWDFYNKGVAIISALKVATVLTIPAAGSEGSGNTVITKEEGSIKLGTGSPLLRPVFSVMNPVLTYTLPLFQTACGIADMMAHVMERYFTNTEGVEISSRLSEAVLQTIIKEAPIVMNEPENYDARANIMWAGTIAHNGTCGVGREEDWATHLLEHELSALYNVTHGAGLAVMFPAWMTYLADFNPDMLAQYAVRVWGIPDSDDKKAVALKGVEALKNFFSSIGLPVSFKELGAKEEDIDLLVKRLHDNKGETVGFFKKLTREDSCKIYQIAAR
- the imm40 gene encoding Imm40 family immunity protein — encoded protein: MDKLDRVDEIMLRNGISLTKEGLGAWGHNRINSLIAIAKLYNLKVPILGGDVCIMDDKGKFHLTYDNWYCNRNIDESSNDYAQRSCLAAESYIRKYHIEDKQGTILFILVLDIPHRTDFYKDYYNNY